A stretch of Alkalicella caledoniensis DNA encodes these proteins:
- a CDS encoding Na+/H+ antiporter NhaC family protein has protein sequence MKRYHSYVISTFVLVAIFLGVILDISLLYPFISSVIFSLIVLSRVGKPLKDLWVMIYEGLMECRVLFLLILLIGANISVWMSSGVVPAIMYYGFEYMKGMNFIFMAFLITSIMSIFMGTAVGTISTLGIALLGIGKGFAIPQEILLGVLVSAAFIADKISPISGLLNLTLKITNTSYRQTIKAMLKTLVPVYIVTAIIYYIIGSRYGAGEDLAIISVFQTGILQGFRISPWLLLLPLCIVLLPLRGVKIIPTILTGLGGGIIITLLFQGGTLIKTFKHILWGFEGSTPSPELNSILISGGVMGMVEVVFIVASVIALSSLLEKSGILKPIIFDPIAKVKTKGELILKTGIVGSLLTVVTCDQTVGIVLPGKLYKEKYRELGVDNTVLARTISDTSTIIAPLIPWNVNGIIIGLITGTTAIQYAPYAILCYLFPATVVWIYFRKMNTNANAKYCNYLNQKEVLPCVNLDSTEKQL, from the coding sequence ATGAAAAGATATCATTCATACGTAATATCTACTTTTGTTTTGGTTGCGATTTTTTTAGGTGTCATATTAGATATTTCTCTTTTGTATCCTTTTATATCAAGCGTAATTTTTAGTTTAATTGTCCTTTCAAGGGTGGGAAAGCCATTAAAGGATTTGTGGGTTATGATATATGAGGGGCTAATGGAGTGTAGGGTACTATTTCTACTAATCTTACTAATTGGAGCCAATATATCTGTATGGATGTCTTCCGGTGTCGTACCAGCCATCATGTACTATGGATTCGAATACATGAAAGGAATGAACTTTATTTTCATGGCTTTTTTGATAACTTCTATCATGTCTATTTTTATGGGAACAGCAGTGGGCACAATAAGCACATTAGGCATTGCCTTATTGGGCATAGGGAAGGGGTTTGCTATTCCCCAGGAAATCCTACTGGGAGTACTGGTTTCAGCAGCATTTATAGCAGATAAGATTTCTCCCATATCTGGTCTTTTGAACCTTACATTAAAAATCACAAATACCTCATATAGACAAACTATAAAAGCAATGCTCAAGACATTAGTGCCCGTATATATAGTTACAGCTATAATTTATTATATTATTGGGAGCCGGTACGGAGCAGGGGAGGACCTTGCAATTATAAGTGTATTCCAAACTGGAATACTACAAGGCTTTAGGATTTCCCCATGGCTACTCCTTTTACCATTATGTATAGTGTTACTTCCCCTCAGAGGAGTAAAAATAATACCCACTATCCTAACAGGACTTGGAGGAGGAATTATTATAACACTACTTTTCCAAGGAGGGACCCTTATAAAAACCTTTAAACATATCCTTTGGGGTTTTGAGGGCAGTACACCTTCGCCAGAGCTAAACTCCATACTAATAAGCGGGGGGGTTATGGGAATGGTGGAAGTAGTGTTTATAGTGGCATCTGTTATAGCTTTAAGCAGCTTGTTAGAAAAATCAGGTATATTAAAACCTATTATTTTTGACCCCATAGCTAAAGTAAAAACAAAAGGTGAGCTTATATTAAAAACGGGAATAGTGGGAAGCCTGCTGACAGTTGTAACATGTGATCAAACAGTGGGGATAGTGCTTCCAGGGAAACTGTACAAGGAAAAATACAGGGAACTAGGGGTTGATAACACAGTTCTAGCTAGGACAATATCAGATACAAGTACAATAATAGCTCCACTTATACCCTGGAATGTAAACGGAATAATCATAGGGCTAATAACTGGAACAACAGCCATACAATACGCCCCATACGCCATACTATGCTACCTGTTTCCTGCAACTGTAGTATGGATATATTTTCGAAAAATGAACACCAATGCAAATGCGAAATATTGTAACTACCTAAATCAAAAGGAGGTCTTACCATGCGTCAACTTAGATTCCACGGAAAAGCAATTGTAA
- a CDS encoding iron-containing alcohol dehydrogenase produces the protein MRQLRFHGKAIVTGKGSLKHVETIKSSKTLIITGKGSMFNNGTIDAITTMLNKNNIHHQIYSGVKANPTTEQTMDCVGQMKEFKPDTVIAVGGGSAIDLAKVATLFYEYNLDFSKAINEGIPETRKTSFIAIPSTSGTATEVTKAAVITFPEDNLKRGFKSDAFVPDIAILDPQVTLSMPKSVVAETGMDAMTHAVECFINKNVEDFTSVLAKGAIEGLYKYLPLSYDKGDIENREKVHNHQAVAGSAFTNVGLGMAHGISHAIGGMYDLGHGLINAVVLPYVVKFNSQDPWVEGRLSELDKLVVEPDFIQAIVSLNQKLNIPSSFKEMGIEEGSFEKEFDELVENSLKGSTRVNPVQPTNDQMEELLRNIYQGKL, from the coding sequence ATGCGTCAACTTAGATTCCACGGAAAAGCAATTGTAACGGGAAAAGGTTCACTGAAGCATGTAGAAACAATCAAGTCTAGTAAAACACTTATAATCACAGGTAAAGGGTCTATGTTTAATAATGGTACCATTGATGCAATAACTACTATGTTAAATAAAAATAATATCCACCACCAAATTTACTCAGGAGTTAAAGCAAACCCTACAACTGAGCAGACAATGGACTGTGTTGGACAAATGAAAGAGTTTAAACCTGATACTGTAATAGCTGTGGGTGGAGGCTCTGCCATAGACCTAGCAAAAGTTGCAACTCTATTTTATGAGTACAACCTTGATTTTAGTAAAGCAATTAACGAAGGTATACCAGAGACTAGGAAAACTAGCTTTATAGCAATTCCTTCAACCTCAGGGACCGCCACAGAAGTTACTAAAGCAGCAGTTATCACTTTCCCCGAGGATAACCTAAAAAGAGGATTTAAATCCGATGCCTTTGTACCAGATATAGCTATTTTAGACCCACAAGTCACACTGTCCATGCCGAAATCTGTTGTAGCAGAGACAGGTATGGATGCCATGACCCATGCAGTTGAGTGTTTTATTAACAAAAATGTAGAGGATTTTACCTCAGTGTTAGCAAAAGGGGCAATCGAAGGTTTATACAAATATCTTCCACTATCCTATGATAAGGGTGATATAGAAAATAGAGAAAAGGTACACAACCATCAAGCAGTTGCTGGTAGTGCTTTCACAAATGTAGGTCTAGGAATGGCCCATGGCATATCCCATGCCATAGGTGGCATGTATGATTTAGGCCACGGACTTATAAACGCTGTAGTACTGCCTTATGTAGTGAAGTTTAACTCCCAAGACCCGTGGGTAGAGGGGAGACTTTCCGAACTAGACAAGTTAGTAGTAGAACCTGATTTTATCCAAGCAATAGTAAGCTTAAACCAAAAGCTAAACATACCTAGTTCATTTAAAGAAATGGGTATAGAAGAGGGGAGCTTTGAAAAGGAGTTTGATGAGCTTGTGGAAAACTCTCTTAAAGGATCAACGAGGGTTAATCCTGTTCAGCCAACAAATGATCAAATGGAAGAACTTCTTAGGAATATTTATCAAGGAAAGCTATAG
- a CDS encoding thiamine pyrophosphate-dependent enzyme, which yields MTQKVLLTGNQAVARGFWEAGGVIAASYPGSPTVEILDSLKQYKEIHSKWSTNEKVALEIAIGGSFAGARSMVSMKHVGVNIASDPFMTFTQVKTKGGFLLVVGDDPGLSSSQNEQDTRFFSKFANCVVLEPADPQEAKDMVKDGLEISEKYHTPVILRLTSRLCHSRGLVELKDPVIKDIEGFVEDQARYCMLPPYANEQQYFMKERIEAVKEYSPQYHLNQYHQRKSDTLVITAGFCYSMLLELNPNISIFKLGMVYPLPIDKIKEISKKYKKVIVMEELLGFIEETLKLDNIEVIGKDIFPFTGEFTTDSIREGLEKAGVFLENSKKTGENIQVPNRTPMLCSGCPHRPIFHILKKAKALVVGDIGCYSLGILEPFEVLKTNISMGASLGIIQGMALAHKEANKVKPLVATIGDGTFFHSGLSGFVDIAETKENITIIVLDNRTTAMTGGQSTPTTAEFTKEESYTLSIASILKSFGIEDIQEVDQFDYKNARKVIREAMKKQGLSVIIATRPCALNFKIKEPYFYVDENICISCRSCIGVNCPPISMKHYGDKDKKNSYIDSTMCVGCSACSQVCPVNAIKRSPREKEGK from the coding sequence TTGACACAGAAAGTACTTTTAACAGGTAATCAAGCAGTGGCTAGGGGCTTTTGGGAAGCAGGAGGTGTAATTGCTGCCAGCTACCCAGGGTCTCCCACAGTGGAGATTTTGGACTCATTGAAACAATATAAGGAAATCCACAGTAAATGGTCTACAAATGAAAAGGTAGCCCTAGAAATTGCCATAGGCGGGAGTTTTGCTGGAGCAAGGTCCATGGTATCTATGAAGCATGTAGGTGTAAACATAGCGTCTGATCCTTTTATGACCTTTACACAAGTAAAAACCAAGGGTGGCTTTTTACTTGTGGTTGGAGATGACCCAGGTTTATCTAGTTCTCAAAACGAACAAGACACTAGATTCTTTAGTAAATTTGCAAACTGTGTGGTTCTAGAACCAGCGGACCCACAAGAGGCTAAGGATATGGTCAAAGATGGCCTGGAAATTAGTGAAAAATATCATACACCTGTGATACTTCGATTGACAAGTAGGTTATGCCACAGCAGAGGATTAGTTGAATTAAAAGACCCAGTGATAAAAGATATAGAAGGCTTTGTTGAAGATCAGGCCCGTTATTGTATGCTCCCGCCTTACGCCAATGAGCAGCAATACTTCATGAAAGAAAGAATTGAAGCAGTTAAAGAGTACAGCCCACAATACCATTTAAATCAGTATCATCAAAGGAAAAGCGACACATTAGTAATAACAGCAGGGTTTTGCTACTCTATGCTACTGGAGCTAAACCCTAATATCTCAATTTTCAAGCTGGGTATGGTTTATCCATTACCCATTGACAAAATAAAGGAGATAAGCAAGAAGTATAAGAAAGTGATTGTAATGGAAGAATTGCTGGGCTTCATTGAAGAAACTTTAAAGCTAGATAACATTGAGGTTATAGGAAAAGATATCTTCCCATTCACAGGGGAATTTACCACTGACTCTATCAGGGAAGGGCTAGAAAAAGCAGGTGTCTTTTTAGAAAATAGTAAAAAAACAGGTGAGAATATACAGGTACCCAATAGAACTCCGATGCTTTGCTCTGGATGCCCACATAGACCTATCTTTCACATACTTAAAAAGGCGAAGGCCCTTGTTGTGGGGGATATAGGTTGTTACTCTTTAGGTATTTTAGAGCCATTTGAGGTACTTAAGACAAACATAAGCATGGGAGCTTCATTAGGTATAATTCAAGGCATGGCTTTAGCACATAAGGAAGCTAACAAGGTGAAACCCCTTGTTGCAACCATAGGTGATGGTACATTTTTTCACTCGGGTTTATCTGGCTTCGTGGATATTGCTGAAACTAAAGAGAATATTACTATTATAGTCCTAGATAATAGGACAACTGCAATGACTGGTGGACAAAGCACCCCAACTACAGCTGAGTTTACAAAAGAAGAGTCTTATACCTTAAGCATAGCATCTATATTGAAATCATTTGGCATAGAAGATATTCAAGAAGTGGATCAATTTGATTATAAGAACGCTAGGAAAGTTATCAGAGAAGCCATGAAAAAACAAGGGCTCTCAGTAATTATAGCCACAAGACCATGTGCTTTAAACTTTAAGATCAAAGAACCATATTTTTATGTGGACGAAAACATATGTATAAGCTGCAGAAGTTGTATCGGTGTCAACTGCCCACCCATATCCATGAAACACTATGGAGATAAAGACAAGAAAAATTCCTACATTGACTCAACCATGTGTGTTGGTTGTTCTGCTTGTTCTCAAGTTTGTCCTGTAAATGCCATAAAAAGATCCCCAAGAGAAAAGGAGGGGAAGTAA
- a CDS encoding indolepyruvate oxidoreductase subunit beta: MTTNIIIAGVGGQGLVLATRIISEVAIRAGYDAKTSDVIGLSQRGGKVWGIVKFGDKVHSPVVGLKEGDILVALEPLEALRWVDHLKDNAKVVINTQQIFPNRVLLEKEDYPQNIEDKIEERGFTIDKVDALNIAEEIGNLKLINTIILGRLARLLPFGIDVWIEVLKEMVPPNTTVSNLLAFQRGMKK, from the coding sequence ATGACCACAAATATAATTATTGCAGGTGTAGGAGGCCAAGGTTTAGTTTTAGCAACTAGAATAATAAGCGAGGTAGCCATAAGAGCAGGTTATGATGCAAAAACCAGTGACGTCATTGGTCTTTCTCAACGGGGAGGTAAGGTTTGGGGTATTGTTAAGTTTGGTGATAAAGTGCATTCGCCAGTTGTAGGATTAAAAGAAGGGGATATACTAGTTGCTTTGGAGCCTTTAGAAGCTCTTAGATGGGTAGATCACCTAAAAGATAATGCCAAAGTTGTTATAAATACCCAGCAAATATTTCCTAATAGGGTGCTACTTGAAAAAGAAGACTATCCCCAAAATATAGAAGATAAAATAGAAGAAAGAGGATTTACTATTGATAAGGTAGATGCCCTAAACATAGCTGAGGAAATAGGAAACTTAAAACTCATAAATACAATAATATTAGGGAGACTTGCCAGGTTATTACCTTTTGGTATAGATGTTTGGATAGAAGTTTTAAAAGAGATGGTTCCTCCAAATACCACAGTAAGTAACTTATTAGCATTTCAAAGAGGAATGAAAAAGTAA
- a CDS encoding LTA synthase family protein has protein sequence MLDKILNNGCIKYIAFISTAVLIKLFTLHYVMGIDNILWVTVKNFFIIMAIFCLTAIFSTKNKVKAVLIANFIISVLFFIDAMYYSHFYTLVPVHSIYQIGQLGPVSNSIFALIKPLYFLFFVDSLIALIYLRRDKITTGETSKKQKKSLLVYLVVLILLVTGMNLGTAMNTEGYFTPHNSGVINYHLYDIASFIDKTTLNVEQVQALMKSIDSEKVGKNYHELAKGRNVIVIQAESIQNFVINATVNGEPITPVLNELIGNESIYFDRYYEQVGWGNTSDAEFISHNGFYPSKRIFSYKAYEKNEFVTLPTSLKEKGYSSIVFHGNYANFWNRDVVYPAQGLDAYISLEDFKVDEEIGIGLSDGSMFRQSVDFLKELPKPFYSFYITLTSHHPFDLPEEYKVIEMGPKYQDTVLEKYIQTVNYLDAQIGEFIELLKLEGLYDDSMIVIYGDHKGLDMRDEEANELISSFMGREYKEDEMHKVPFIVHIPGGGVQKEVNTVGGQIDFFPTMANLLGVELNLKSTFGKDLLNTENGFVAMQSHVAQGSFISNEMVFIMSNDGVFENSRAWDIHTGEPVDVYSAREGFERAIAEINLSEYILKNDLVPLVHEKGLEKILELEDK, from the coding sequence ATGCTAGATAAAATATTAAACAATGGATGCATTAAGTATATTGCTTTTATCAGTACAGCTGTATTAATCAAATTATTTACTCTTCACTATGTTATGGGTATAGATAACATACTCTGGGTAACTGTGAAAAACTTTTTTATAATAATGGCAATCTTTTGTCTTACTGCCATTTTCAGCACCAAAAATAAGGTCAAAGCAGTCCTAATTGCGAACTTTATTATTTCTGTTCTTTTCTTTATAGATGCTATGTACTATAGTCATTTTTACACACTAGTTCCAGTACACAGCATCTATCAGATAGGTCAGTTGGGTCCAGTTTCAAATAGCATATTTGCTCTTATAAAACCCCTGTACTTCTTATTTTTTGTGGACTCGTTAATTGCGCTAATTTATTTAAGAAGGGACAAAATTACCACTGGGGAAACTAGCAAAAAACAGAAGAAATCTCTGCTGGTGTACTTAGTTGTTCTAATACTTCTTGTTACAGGAATGAATTTAGGTACAGCCATGAATACAGAAGGGTACTTCACACCTCACAATAGTGGAGTCATCAATTACCATTTATACGATATAGCTAGTTTTATTGATAAAACCACATTAAACGTGGAACAAGTGCAAGCACTTATGAAAAGCATAGATTCAGAGAAAGTCGGAAAAAATTATCATGAACTGGCAAAGGGTAGAAATGTCATTGTAATACAGGCTGAATCAATTCAGAACTTTGTAATAAATGCCACTGTAAATGGTGAACCCATAACTCCAGTTCTTAACGAACTTATTGGAAATGAAAGTATATATTTTGACAGATATTATGAACAAGTCGGGTGGGGTAATACCTCAGATGCTGAGTTCATCTCTCATAATGGATTCTACCCATCTAAAAGGATTTTCAGCTACAAAGCATATGAAAAAAATGAATTTGTAACGTTACCCACAAGTCTGAAGGAAAAAGGATATAGTTCAATTGTTTTTCATGGAAACTACGCAAACTTTTGGAATAGAGACGTGGTATATCCTGCCCAAGGCCTTGATGCCTATATCAGTTTAGAAGACTTTAAAGTGGATGAAGAAATTGGTATTGGCTTAAGTGATGGATCAATGTTTAGACAGTCTGTTGATTTCCTAAAAGAGCTTCCAAAACCCTTCTATTCCTTTTATATAACCTTAACATCCCATCATCCCTTTGACCTACCTGAAGAATACAAGGTGATAGAAATGGGACCTAAATATCAAGATACAGTACTTGAAAAATATATACAGACAGTTAACTATCTCGATGCTCAAATAGGTGAGTTTATTGAGCTTTTAAAGCTAGAAGGTCTTTACGATGACTCCATGATTGTAATATATGGTGATCACAAAGGATTAGATATGCGTGATGAAGAAGCTAATGAACTAATATCAAGCTTTATGGGCAGGGAATATAAAGAAGACGAAATGCACAAAGTACCATTTATAGTCCATATCCCTGGCGGTGGAGTTCAAAAGGAAGTAAATACTGTGGGTGGGCAAATCGACTTCTTCCCAACTATGGCAAACCTTTTGGGTGTAGAGCTAAATTTAAAAAGTACATTTGGTAAAGATTTACTGAATACGGAAAATGGATTTGTCGCAATGCAATCCCACGTAGCTCAAGGATCTTTTATAAGTAATGAAATGGTATTCATAATGTCAAATGATGGCGTATTTGAAAATAGTAGGGCTTGGGATATTCACACTGGAGAACCTGTGGATGTATATAGTGCTAGGGAAGGCTTTGAAAGAGCCATTGCAGAAATAAACCTATCGGAGTATATACTAAAAAATGACCTCGTTCCACTGGTACATGAAAAGGGTCTTGAAAAAATATTAGAGTTGGAAGACAAATAA
- the istB gene encoding IS21-like element helper ATPase IstB, whose amino-acid sequence MTVTLTEVKKMLNEVRMPYSRDNIDEYLKLAVKEDMTCLEFAHLLLRKETSHKSEIALQKRIKQANFPYVATIEDFDFSFQTSVTKRQITQLLDMNWIEKAYNLLFLGPPSVGKTHLAVSLGMKAVEMGYKVSFISMDHLIKLLKTEEISNKSQKAMKKIMASDMVTIDEVGYLPITRQEANQFFQLVSALYQNTSIIITSNKGFDDWVEIMGDPVITTSILDRLVHNSEIFNMTGDSWRLKNRNTIFSN is encoded by the coding sequence ATGACAGTAACTTTAACAGAAGTAAAGAAGATGTTAAATGAGGTAAGGATGCCTTACAGTAGAGATAACATAGATGAGTATTTGAAATTAGCTGTAAAAGAGGATATGACCTGTCTTGAGTTTGCTCACCTGCTCTTGAGAAAAGAAACATCTCACAAGAGCGAAATAGCCCTTCAAAAAAGGATCAAGCAAGCCAATTTTCCTTATGTAGCAACCATTGAAGACTTTGACTTTAGCTTTCAAACCTCTGTAACAAAAAGACAAATAACGCAGTTACTAGATATGAACTGGATAGAGAAAGCCTATAATTTATTATTTTTAGGCCCGCCTAGCGTAGGTAAAACCCACCTTGCAGTATCGTTAGGAATGAAAGCAGTAGAAATGGGGTATAAGGTTAGCTTTATTAGCATGGATCATTTAATCAAGCTTTTAAAAACTGAGGAGATATCAAATAAGAGCCAAAAGGCTATGAAAAAGATAATGGCAAGTGATATGGTAACGATAGATGAGGTTGGATATCTTCCTATCACAAGGCAAGAAGCTAATCAGTTCTTTCAACTAGTATCTGCTTTGTACCAGAATACCTCGATTATCATAACCTCAAATAAGGGGTTTGATGATTGGGTTGAAATCATGGGTGACCCTGTCATTACTACGTCCATTCTAGACCGGCTGGTTCATAACAGTGAGATTTTTAATATGACAGGTGATAGTTGGAGGCTAAAGAATAGGAATACCATATTCAGTAATTAA
- a CDS encoding Mu transposase domain-containing protein, with amino-acid sequence MGFKVHLCKAYDPESKGRVESVAKYMKYNFAANRLFTDIRTFNRECWDWLDRTANAKVHGTTKKVPAEVFALEKQHLQPIPHTIVTKDSLTRTVRKDNTILYLSNRYTVPIGTYKPGAEVGISIYGNKLVITDKKGNIISKHSISTGKGELIRNRNHL; translated from the coding sequence ATGGGATTCAAGGTTCATTTATGTAAGGCTTATGATCCAGAGAGTAAAGGAAGAGTTGAATCCGTGGCTAAATACATGAAGTATAACTTCGCAGCAAACAGACTATTCACAGATATTAGGACCTTTAATCGAGAGTGTTGGGATTGGCTTGACAGGACTGCAAATGCTAAAGTCCATGGAACGACAAAAAAGGTACCAGCAGAAGTGTTTGCCCTTGAAAAACAACATCTTCAGCCGATACCACATACAATTGTTACTAAAGATAGCTTAACAAGAACTGTGCGAAAAGACAATACCATTTTGTACTTAAGTAATAGATATACTGTTCCCATAGGAACTTACAAGCCAGGTGCTGAAGTAGGAATAAGTATTTATGGTAATAAACTAGTCATTACTGACAAGAAAGGAAATATAATTTCTAAACACAGTATTTCCACAGGAAAAGGAGAACTAATTAGAAACAGGAACCATTTATGA
- a CDS encoding integrase, whose protein sequence is MVRWKMYSDIHHFKDIGLNKTPVANRLNLNYKTVRKYWDVTPDEFLEIQKSRKARKLDKYHAYLDLVKTVPRYKHCSNT, encoded by the coding sequence TTGGTGAGGTGGAAAATGTACAGCGATATTCATCATTTTAAAGATATTGGGTTAAATAAGACTCCAGTAGCTAATAGGCTTAATCTAAATTACAAAACAGTAAGAAAGTACTGGGATGTTACCCCTGATGAATTTTTGGAAATACAGAAAAGTAGAAAGGCAAGAAAGCTTGATAAGTATCATGCCTATCTTGACCTAGTTAAAACAGTTCCCAGATATAAGCACTGCTCAAATACATGA
- the istB gene encoding IS21-like element helper ATPase IstB, whose amino-acid sequence MMQKETIKRINELCKELKLPGTSKDYQERIDEAYRGSLSYEDFLIDLLEKEYDLRKENGRKNRIRNAKFPYKKYLEDLSIKDLPADAGEKVKIFSTLKFIETGQNIILAGNPGTGKSHMAIGLGIKACNAGYKVLFTTIPLLVNELKECRSQKTLRSFENRFEKYDLIIADELGYISFDKEASELLFTYLSLRAGRKSTIITTNLSFDRWEEIFKDPVMTAAMVDRLTHKSYIVNMNGNSYRLKETQDWLNQQ is encoded by the coding sequence ATGATGCAGAAAGAGACCATTAAAAGAATTAATGAACTTTGTAAAGAATTGAAGCTGCCAGGAACTAGCAAAGATTATCAAGAAAGGATAGATGAAGCCTACAGAGGAAGTTTATCTTATGAGGACTTTTTAATTGACCTTTTAGAAAAAGAATATGATTTGCGGAAAGAAAATGGTCGTAAAAACCGCATAAGAAACGCTAAATTCCCCTACAAAAAGTACCTAGAAGACCTTTCCATTAAAGACCTACCTGCTGATGCAGGGGAAAAAGTTAAAATCTTCTCCACCCTAAAATTCATAGAGACAGGTCAAAACATAATACTAGCTGGAAACCCAGGGACTGGTAAGAGTCACATGGCCATCGGACTAGGCATAAAAGCCTGTAATGCGGGCTACAAGGTTTTGTTTACAACAATACCTCTACTAGTTAATGAGCTTAAAGAATGCCGCTCACAGAAGACTCTTAGAAGCTTTGAGAACCGTTTTGAAAAATATGATTTGATCATAGCAGACGAGCTTGGATATATATCCTTTGATAAAGAAGCATCCGAACTACTTTTTACTTACTTATCTTTAAGAGCGGGGAGAAAGTCGACTATCATAACAACCAATCTTTCTTTTGATCGCTGGGAAGAGATTTTCAAAGATCCAGTTATGACTGCTGCAATGGTAGATCGCTTAACTCACAAGTCTTACATTGTAAATATGAACGGTAACTCCTATCGCTTAAAAGAAACTCAAGACTGGCTAAATCAGCAATAA
- the istA gene encoding IS21 family transposase: MITLMNKQEIILSNLRDGVSQWEIHRRTGIDRKTIRKYIREYEAKKAELVGNEIEDTTLIEDLVSPPKYKARKPVKRKLTDEIIGEINNYLKENEEKQNTGRRKQQKKKIDIFECLSEKGYDISYSTVCSYIRKVEKESKEAYIRQEYSYGDSTEFDWGYVKLIIGGKPKTFQMGAFANAMGNHRYAHLYHNQKMESFLDVHVRFFKKMNGVHRTVVYDNMKVAVKSFAAKNEKEPTDDLLKLSLYYGFRYRFCNIAKGNEKGRVERSVEYIRRKAFSKRDTFDSLEEANEYLEKELDKLNSKPTKANGGKSPREVLEEEQKHLLSLMPDYDTARTAEYRVSKYSTISIDENKYSVPDHLVGKFVFVKIYPHQIQIYYDQQKIAEHKRSYGNFTWTLNIEHYVNTIKKKPGSLHSSAAIRQMDTKLQKIYHNYYTENPREFIELLEIIGEKGLYPTLKIIERLERISITSVSTEKIKLLINREEEPQTKIIERTTDIIANSKFILNHYGKLLGNNQAAFQKEATII, encoded by the coding sequence GTGATTACTTTAATGAATAAACAAGAAATTATTTTATCAAATTTAAGAGATGGGGTTTCTCAATGGGAAATCCATAGAAGGACAGGCATTGACCGTAAGACAATTAGAAAGTATATCAGAGAGTATGAGGCAAAGAAGGCAGAATTAGTAGGAAATGAAATAGAAGATACTACTCTAATCGAAGATTTAGTATCACCACCAAAGTATAAGGCAAGAAAGCCAGTGAAGAGAAAATTGACTGATGAAATTATTGGCGAGATCAATAACTACCTAAAAGAAAATGAAGAGAAACAAAATACAGGTAGAAGAAAGCAGCAAAAGAAGAAGATTGATATATTTGAGTGCCTATCCGAGAAAGGCTATGACATAAGCTATTCAACTGTCTGTAGCTATATTAGAAAGGTTGAAAAAGAAAGTAAGGAAGCCTACATTCGTCAAGAATACTCATATGGAGATAGTACTGAGTTTGATTGGGGTTATGTAAAGTTAATAATTGGAGGAAAGCCAAAGACTTTTCAGATGGGAGCATTTGCAAATGCCATGGGGAACCACCGGTATGCTCACCTTTATCACAATCAGAAAATGGAGAGTTTCCTTGACGTTCATGTGCGTTTTTTCAAAAAAATGAATGGTGTCCATCGGACAGTAGTATACGATAACATGAAAGTAGCAGTAAAAAGCTTTGCTGCTAAGAATGAAAAGGAACCAACTGATGACTTACTAAAACTATCTCTTTATTATGGATTTAGATATCGATTTTGCAATATAGCCAAAGGGAATGAAAAAGGTCGAGTTGAGCGAAGTGTTGAGTACATTAGAAGAAAGGCATTTAGTAAAAGGGACACCTTTGATAGCTTAGAAGAAGCTAATGAGTATTTAGAAAAAGAACTAGATAAACTTAACTCAAAGCCCACAAAAGCAAATGGCGGGAAAAGCCCTAGGGAGGTTTTAGAGGAAGAACAAAAGCACCTCCTTTCCCTAATGCCTGATTATGATACTGCAAGAACAGCAGAGTATAGAGTTAGTAAATACTCAACAATAAGCATTGATGAAAATAAATATTCTGTACCTGATCACTTGGTAGGAAAGTTCGTTTTCGTTAAGATATATCCTCACCAAATCCAGATTTATTATGACCAACAGAAAATTGCAGAACATAAAAGAAGTTATGGCAACTTTACTTGGACACTTAATATTGAGCACTACGTTAATACAATAAAAAAGAAGCCTGGGTCCCTTCATTCAAGCGCCGCCATACGCCAAATGGATACCAAGCTCCAAAAAATATATCATAACTATTATACCGAAAATCCTAGAGAATTCATAGAGCTTCTTGAAATTATTGGCGAAAAAGGTCTATATCCAACATTAAAAATCATAGAAAGACTTGAAAGAATCAGCATAACCAGTGTTAGCACAGAGAAGATAAAACTGCTGATTAACAGAGAAGAGGAACCACAAACAAAGATTATTGAAAGGACTACTGATATTATTGCAAACTCAAAGTTCATATTAAATCACTATGGAAAACTCTTAGGCAATAATCAAGCAGCCTTTCAAAAGGAGGCTACGATAATATGA